The window aacTGACttaactgtcacatttgatcaattaaatgcatccttgcttaataaaaggattgatttctttcaaaaatcttacagactccaAAACAACAGTATcgtaattcaaatatatattctttttttctgaaactaAGTGCGCACTATGAATAGCATTCAAAATATGAGGCGTCAACAAAGACCATTGTCGGCAACACAGTCTCCCATCATTGGGCTCCCGCCCGGGACTCCAGCAGTTCAGTGTGTCCCCAGCACTGTGTCCACCCCTCAAGGAATGCTGGGACATTCCACCCCAGTGTCTTACTCTTCCCAGCCTACCAGACCTTCCACTCTCTATCTTAGTCAGCCAGGTGAGTCCTGAAAAACATGTTTGAATCACACTTTTGTatgatttaagtaaaaaaaaattcattttgctATCTTACATCTTCATAGGGGAGTCACCGTTGCAGATACTGGTTACTGATAACAGGCTGAATCCAGGACCTTTGTCTCCAGCCCGCAGGAAATGGTAAGATGAGTGATGTCAACACCAGAAATATGTTGCAGTTTCCCTCTTTCTATCTTTTCCAGGTCAATCTGTAACTAGATCAATCTGTTTTGTGCTGCAGTGACTCGCCGAGGCGGAGAGGAGGTGGTCAGTTGGGTGCCAGCGGGATCAGCAGAGCCACCGTAGTGTCCAGCACTCTCATTGTGGAATCTCAAAGTGAAGAAACCGGGACGGAGAACTTATCTGTGAGTCAGGCTGATTCATTtctcaaattttcttttttttcattacttcTGTGTAAttgacaatcttttttttttcttttctttttttttttaacagcaaataGTTATAGAAAATGCCAGGGAAAAAATTCTCAGCGATAGATCCTTACAAGAAAAACTTGCTGAAAACATCAACAAAATCTTGGCAAGGTAAATGCTAAATAATAGGCAAGGAAcaacttaaaaatacattaagaaaacaacaacattaaaatcttactgaactGATGTTGTATTATCACTTTAACAGTGATAATAGTCCTCAGACATCAAAAGCTGCCTGCAGCACTGTGGAACAAGAGCAGTCGATTGATGAAATCCTGGGCCTCCAGGTGTGTGAATGCACatcttttattgtttgttttgaatatgtTGATAGCCAAATCAACCCTTAACCTGTAAAATTGTTTTAGGGGGAAATTCATATGTCTGATGATGCCATCCAAGACATATTGGTGCAGACAGAGTCAGACCCAGCATTTCAGGCACTCTTTGACCTCTTTGACTGTGGTAGGTTTAAGCAAATTCTGCTATTAAAgccaaactgatttttttattatttgtaaggTCTCACTGATCACCTTTCATATTGTTTGAAGGGAAAAGTAAAACGGCTGAAGGCAGTGAACAGGCTGATGGGAGCTTCAGTACTTGCACCAGCGCACAAGAGAGCGATGAGACCGGGCATGTAGACAGAGCTCCTGAAACCGGTAAGATGGCTCGGCTTTACTTTGTACATTTAATGTGTGTACATTTAATTATATGAACAATTAGGGGTGTGGAaccttaataaaaataatatctcGATATTTCTGGGATTTTATAGTTAACGATAATTAGACTATATTTTGAGTGTGTTGTTGTTTGAGTGTGTGCTCACATGATCTTaatataatttctattaattCTCCACTGAATTATGTAATCTGTAGTGTCCATTTTCttccctatttattattattatttttaaacatgagtGAAATCTATTTCTACACATGAAATATGAAAGCAAATAGAAATGATTATGATGAAATATTTTCTGTATGTGTTGTATGCTTCTCATTACAtgttacatttataacattaaaggACGTTTATGATCATAAGCAGTGTGGCATTATTAAACACAAAGAGTGCTTTTCTGCCTATTAAAGAATCAAAATACTGAATATCgaaaatttaaagttttttttttaagaagtctcctCTGCTCACCGTAACTGataatctgatcaaaaatacactacaacagtaatataatgaaatattacaatttacaaatagtttttttcatatatatatttcagtaaaatatatatttgtataaaatatattttagatctcaatatatttttaaataatttattcgtTATGGcaaattttcaacagccattacttcagtcaaGATCTCTCacaaatgattctaatatgcttatttgatgCTTGGGAAACCTttcttatcagtgttaaaaacatgtTGTTTTTGGGAAACTGTGATAGATTTGTTTCAAAATTCTTTGATGAAATAGAATTTCATCCTTGTTGAATAcaagtattttctttaaaaaaaaaaaatctcactgacctcTAACTTTTCATTCCAGAGacaatatattgtattgtatattgtatgattgtatgattttatttatgattttaagGCACTGGACCGGAGGATTCCACATCAGGAGGAGAAAGTAGGGTACAAAACCTAATCACCCAATCTGAgtcaaaaagcaaaaataaatcatCCAGCCTTTGTAATGCGACAAAGTCTGCTTCTACAGCTTTGCAGCCACGTATTGTAACCAAACAAACTGCACAAGGATCCACAAACTCCAAAAGAGGACTAGCCAGGACTAGAGTTTTATCTGGTAATAAACAATCCAAAGGGGACACTTCAACTTCTTCAAATTTGAACGATAAAGCAGATTCACGTCCAGCTGACCAAACCGTATCAAGCTCTTCTTTGACAGAGGAAGGACTTGGCATGGAGATAGATGAACCAGAAAATGAAGCTTCTGAGAGTGTTAATATCCAGCTAGTTACTCTGGAAAGCCTAGACGCCAACGAAACATCAAATCACAATAAAAGCAGTCAAGTTCCTGTTTCAAGTAAGACATTGCAAACCACATCCACAACTGAAACATCAAATAGCGCATCTGTGAATGAGTCTGGGAGAGTGGCAGGAATGACCATTGGACAGGATGAAGATATGGGAACCTCTTTATCCATTCAAAGTTACACCGTGCCCTCATCTTGCTTGCCTCAACCTGACACAGACATCATATCTGTTAAAACGGCTTCTCCACCCTCTACAAACAAGACGCCTTCAACTCCTTCCAGCACTCAAACTCAGTCCAGTACTGTCAAAAGCAATCTTCCTACATCACATGCTTCATCTATCACCGCTACGCCATGCATTTCTGATGCCCCAGCCAGGGATCCTGATCCCATTAAGACTGTTTCTCTAAAAATCATCATCAGTGATGAGCAGGACAAGGTCTCAACTGATGCAGCACTGAACCAGGCAGTTTCCAGCATCACCAGTGACCACATCCCCACCATCTTCCTGTCCACTCCTGCCAAATCACCTGCCAAGACTTTGGCCACAACCTCTGCGGTCATAACACAAGAGGAAACTGCTCAAGCTGTGAGCTGCTTACAGGGGGTAGAGGGAGTTGGATCATTCGGAACACCTACGAGGAGTGTGCAGAGTAGTGGACAGTCTGCGTTGGGACGTCCTGCAGGTCAGGAAACCGGTTTTATTCAGCTGTTGCAAGCTAACCCCACCTTTGGGCCTGCAAACAGCCTTTTTATCGTAACCGATCCGGCTGCTTCCGAGCAGCGGTCAAATGTTGTGCTGTTTCCAAGTAATGTGCCTCAAGGGACCGTGTCTTCAATGCCGAATGTGGTAACGACTCCACCTCGCCAGAGGACTGTGGTGTCCATGGGAGCAAATGTCTCTCAGACCTATTCGCCTGGTGAGTGAAGAGGTAGTTTGATTATATAAGGCTTTTATTTAGGTTGTATGTTTCTGTGTTTATGTTGAGATACTCATTTGCAGACTTTATTCTTTTAAGGGATTAAGGGTGCATGTTTGAAATTCCAATTGATAATTTTTTTAGGCTCCACAATCATCATATCTTCTCCAGTTCAGCCCATGTTACAAAATGTGATGCTTCCAGTATCTGTAATGGGGCAAAATACTGGAAAACTGGCAGTCCTTCCGAATCAGGTTAGTAACTTTGAAGTGTACAGGTTTTGTGACAGAATAATAGTTTTATTCTATTTATaattactatatattttattattattagtattattattattattattattattattattttttttttacagatgttgACTTTGCCATGTTCAGCCACTGTAAGGCAGCCTGCAAAAGTAATTTCTCAACATAAATTGGCACCCAAGGAAAACACAGACATGAGTAAGatgttttttattctatttttaatatattaaatattgatagaaatgtatgtatgtgtgtttatgtatgtgtgtttatgtatgtgtgtgtgtgtgtatatatatatatatatatatacatatatacacatatatatatatatatatatatatatatatatatacatatacatatacacatatatatatatatatatatacatatacatatacatatatatatatatatatacacatatacatatatatatatatat is drawn from Carassius auratus strain Wakin unplaced genomic scaffold, ASM336829v1 scaf_tig00001874, whole genome shotgun sequence and contains these coding sequences:
- the LOC113069624 gene encoding protein NPAT-like isoform X2, coding for MLLPSDVARLVLGYLQQEGLTATSRAFIYESPSLKEYAEHSSEDGLIPACVFSLFGKNLITILNEYVAVKAKETSQENQIPAVMTSLWKKIDSTLNQIKSLQNSPAVQLNQRLRTMNSIQNMRRQQRPLSATQSPIIGLPPGTPAVQCVPSTVSTPQGMLGHSTPVSYSSQPTRPSTLYLSQPGESPLQILVTDNRLNPGPLSPARRKCDSPRRRGGGQLGASGISRATVVSSTLIVESQSEETGTENLSQIVIENAREKILSDRSLQEKLAENINKILASDNSPQTSKAACSTVEQEQSIDEILGLQGEIHMSDDAIQDILVQTESDPAFQALFDLFDCGKSKTAEGSEQADGSFSTCTSAQESDETGHVDRAPETGTGPEDSTSGGESRVQNLITQSESKSKNKSSSLCNATKSASTALQPRIVTKQTAQGSTNSKRGLARTRVLSGNKQSKGDTSTSSNLNDKADSRPADQTVSSSSLTEEGLGMEIDEPENEASESVNIQLVTLESLDANETSNHNKSSQVPVSSKTLQTTSTTETSNSASVNESGRVAGMTIGQDEDMGTSLSIQSYTVPSSCLPQPDTDIISVKTASPPSTNKTPSTPSSTQTQSSTVKSNLPTSHASSITATPCISDAPARDPDPIKTVSLKIIISDEQDKVSTDAALNQAVSSITSDHIPTIFLSTPAKSPAKTLATTSAVITQEETAQAVSCLQGVEGVGSFGTPTRSVQSSGQSALGRPAGQETGFIQLLQANPTFGPANSLFIVTDPAASEQRSNVVLFPSNVPQGTVSSMPNVVTTPPRQRTVVSMGANVSQTYSPGSTIIISSPVQPMLQNVMLPVSVMGQNTGKLAVLPNQMLTLPCSATVRQPAKVISQHKLAPKENTDMTKTGTPGSGQVLPQTSEQQKSVSATSPSHRRILCFDITPEVTEAGQNSLQTSTLTSSAVTSSPAQQVQEEATHTEPKQPLVSDTRKRRIETVRLPELNPKAGIKNSEKVTIFHQQKEAPKSKVTERGPNPIVLSNAKSSNKTAIELEALIRSESPKKSQASQKEDGRVVSKSSAPGIKQKPSGNTKDNNKEESHEKKQLKPAETSSENNSLQNSPGITANKENELGSCQTPVHPTEDLTPFTEKSTAPESSSSSKTLSKTSPLPKQAVEMLQDIQGQAPAATPPKRPVAGCPDLPLPRTPGPGRAQEELTDGLRTPSRQRLRREGESTPRHLPPPATPDIPSCSPASEAGSENSINMAAHTLMILSRAARTGGPLKDSLRQEEASAGKSAIPKGKKRKQIESSPPAKKELQLSSSSSSQKKSKKPKKLLDSFPEDLDVDKFLSSLHYDE
- the LOC113069624 gene encoding protein NPAT-like isoform X1 — its product is MLLPSDVARLVLGYLQQEGLTATSRAFIYESPSLKEYAEHSSEDGLIPACVFVCVEFMIDKHHGGKHQYITAKETSQENQIPAVMTSLWKKIDSTLNQIKSLQNSPAVQLNQRLRTMNSIQNMRRQQRPLSATQSPIIGLPPGTPAVQCVPSTVSTPQGMLGHSTPVSYSSQPTRPSTLYLSQPGESPLQILVTDNRLNPGPLSPARRKCDSPRRRGGGQLGASGISRATVVSSTLIVESQSEETGTENLSQIVIENAREKILSDRSLQEKLAENINKILASDNSPQTSKAACSTVEQEQSIDEILGLQGEIHMSDDAIQDILVQTESDPAFQALFDLFDCGKSKTAEGSEQADGSFSTCTSAQESDETGHVDRAPETGTGPEDSTSGGESRVQNLITQSESKSKNKSSSLCNATKSASTALQPRIVTKQTAQGSTNSKRGLARTRVLSGNKQSKGDTSTSSNLNDKADSRPADQTVSSSSLTEEGLGMEIDEPENEASESVNIQLVTLESLDANETSNHNKSSQVPVSSKTLQTTSTTETSNSASVNESGRVAGMTIGQDEDMGTSLSIQSYTVPSSCLPQPDTDIISVKTASPPSTNKTPSTPSSTQTQSSTVKSNLPTSHASSITATPCISDAPARDPDPIKTVSLKIIISDEQDKVSTDAALNQAVSSITSDHIPTIFLSTPAKSPAKTLATTSAVITQEETAQAVSCLQGVEGVGSFGTPTRSVQSSGQSALGRPAGQETGFIQLLQANPTFGPANSLFIVTDPAASEQRSNVVLFPSNVPQGTVSSMPNVVTTPPRQRTVVSMGANVSQTYSPGSTIIISSPVQPMLQNVMLPVSVMGQNTGKLAVLPNQMLTLPCSATVRQPAKVISQHKLAPKENTDMTKTGTPGSGQVLPQTSEQQKSVSATSPSHRRILCFDITPEVTEAGQNSLQTSTLTSSAVTSSPAQQVQEEATHTEPKQPLVSDTRKRRIETVRLPELNPKAGIKNSEKVTIFHQQKEAPKSKVTERGPNPIVLSNAKSSNKTAIELEALIRSESPKKSQASQKEDGRVVSKSSAPGIKQKPSGNTKDNNKEESHEKKQLKPAETSSENNSLQNSPGITANKENELGSCQTPVHPTEDLTPFTEKSTAPESSSSSKTLSKTSPLPKQAVEMLQDIQGQAPAATPPKRPVAGCPDLPLPRTPGPGRAQEELTDGLRTPSRQRLRREGESTPRHLPPPATPDIPSCSPASEAGSENSINMAAHTLMILSRAARTGGPLKDSLRQEEASAGKSAIPKGKKRKQIESSPPAKKELQLSSSSSSQKKSKKPKKLLDSFPEDLDVDKFLSSLHYDE